One genomic region from Xenopus laevis strain J_2021 chromosome 2L, Xenopus_laevis_v10.1, whole genome shotgun sequence encodes:
- the LOC108707526 gene encoding toll-like receptor 8, with protein MAGLPQTLLLVLLITCSSLKCADKKPNNRTIPCRITENGFSASFDCRARWLQMVPHPIKYTSDSVELLLSQNLIQTINNESFHDWHNLTKIDLNWNHYPKSKLDNADICKRGLEIENGTFSYLSKLEELFIDHNLLCKIPQGIPSTVQTLSFSYNNIFSVSKQILSPLINLKILFLSHNCYFGNDCDQVLDIEEGTFAGLAELTVLSLSFNNLTCVPSKLPASLKELYLSNNNIQTINENDFQNLVNLEVLFLSGNCPRCFNANYPCKNQCKLISINIHPFAFQNLKNLTKLHLGSTSLRTIPPIWFQNTTQLKILNLERNYLIKEIASADFLLHLPFLEVLDLSFNYDLRSYANHINISDHFSKLLSLRELHIQGYVFKDIAAQNLAPLKNLSKLKILNLGINFIRQVDFDVFQKITGLQLIYLSENRITPFSEKNNKIKLFGDHNYSVSSPGFTFPTQSNFQLTNTFNQLVKPQCSSHGKTLDLSLNSIFFIDPEEFRSFSDIACLNLSSNGIGQDLNGTEFIYLKKLVYLDLSFNKLDFDSLNAFQELPALEVLDLSYNSHYFLVDGVTHRLKFIENLQYLKVLNLSWNKISTLTDFQLLSHSLKELQFSGNRLDVLWMKGDKRYHKLFKNLYNLTSLDISHNRLHKISEEKLNNLPLSLTKLYLNNNELVYFGWKALKAYKNLKHLDLSHNKLTMVMANLSIYTYSLSTLILSYNSISNLPVAFLHRAGNLTELSLSFNHLKSINSSVLLSGSENYLKVLRLKGNPFDCTCEMIDFIRWIYANNVTIPRLATDVTCATPENRKGSGIIYFDVHTCDLDRASMILFFLSLLLVINVMVLSVLKNVFYWDLWYVYHVCVSKLRWYKVCKSDCLYDVFIAYDNKDPEVSDWIFNELCHHLENRGDKHMHLCLEERDWEPGKAIIDNLAHSINRSKKTLFVLTRKYVKSGKFKTAFYLALQKLMDENMDVIVIVLLEPVLQNSQYLRLRRKICKSSIMEWPKNPKAKGLFWQRMKNMLMTENCMRYNTFYTDPIAN; from the coding sequence ATGGCAGGCTTACCACAAACTCTTCTGTTGGTTTTACTGATCACCTGCAGTTCTCTTAAATGTGCAGATAAAAAACCAAACAACAGGACCATCCCCTGCAGAATTACAGAAAATGGCTTTTCAGCGAGTTTTGATTGCAGAGCTCGTTGGTTACAAATGGTGCCTCATCCCATAAAATATACTTCTGATTCTGTGGAGCTCCTGCTGTCTCAAAACCTCATACAGACCATAAACAATGAATCTTTCCACGACTGGCATAACCTTACAAAAATAGACTTAAACTGGAATCACTATCCAAAGTCCAAACTTGACAATGCAGACATATGCAAAAGAGgattagaaatagaaaatggaactttttcttatttatcaAAGCTTGAAGAATTATTTATTGACCACAATTTGCTATGCAAAATACCACAAGGAATTCCAAGTACTGTACAGACATTAAGCTTTAGCTATAATAATATTTTCTCAGTTAGCAAACAAATCCTATCCCCTCTCATAAACTTGAAAATACTTTTCCTAAGTCATAATTGTTATTTTGGTAATGACTGTGACCAAGTTTTAGACATAGAAGAAGGAACATTTGCAGGGCTTGCAGAATTAACTGTACTCTCTCTATCATTTAACAACTTAACCTGTGTTCCTTCAAAACTACCAGCATCATTGAAAGAACTTTACCTAAGTAATAACAACATACAGACTATTAATGAAAACGATTTTCAGAACCTTGTCAATTTAGAAGTTCTTTTCTTAAGTGGTAACTGCCCACGGTGTTTTAATGCAAATTATCCATGTAAAAACCAGTGCAAGCTAATCTCTATTAATATACATCCATTTGCTTTTCAAAATCTCAAAAACTTGACTAAGCTCCATCTTGGTAGCACTTCCCTAAGAACAATACCACCCATATGGTTTCAAAACACAACTCAGTTAAAAATATTGAATCTTGAGcgaaattatttaataaaagaaattgcATCAGCAGACTTCTTACTTCATTTGCCATTTTTAGAAGTACTAGATTTGTCTTTTAATTATGATTTGCGATCTTATGCAAATCACATAAACATTTCAGATCACTTCTCCAAGTTATTGTCTCTTCGGGAACTACATATACAAGGTTATGTCTTTAAAGATATTGCTGCCCAAAATTTAGCCCCCCTCAAGAATCTTTCTAAATTAAAGATATTAAATCTTGGAATAAACTTCATTAGGCAAGTTGATTTTGacgtttttcaaaaaattacgGGATTACAATTGATCTATTTGTCTGAGAACAGAATAAcgccattttcagaaaaaaacaataaaattaaattgtttggCGACCACAATTATAGCGTTTCATCTCCAGGTTTCACGTTTCCAACACAATCTAATTTTCAACTAACCAATACCTTTAATCAACTAGTAAAACCTCAGTGTAGTTCTCATGGTAAAACGTTAGATCTCAGCCtaaacagtatttttttcatCGATCCTGAAGAATTCCGTTCATTTTCAGATATAGCATGTTTGAATTTGTCATCCAATGGAATTGGCCAAGATTTAAATGGAACTGAATTTATCTACTTGAAAAAGTTAGTATATTTAGATTTATCATTTAATAAACTTGATTTTGATTCTTTGAATGCTTTTCAGGAATTGCCTGCTTTAGAAGTGCTAGACTTGAGTTATAACAGCCATTATTTCCTAGTAGATGGTGTAACTCATCGTCTTAAATTTATTGAAAATCTTCAGTACCTTAAAGTCTTAAATTTAAGTTGGAACAAAATATCAACACTAACTGACTTTCAGCTTTTAAGTCACAGTTTGAAAGAATTACAATTTTCAGGAAACCGCCTGGATGTATTATGGATGAAAGGGGACAAAAGGTATCATAAGCTTTTTAAGAATCTTTATAACTTAACAAGTCTTGATATCTCTCATAATAGGCTCCATAAAATAAGTGAAGAAAAACTTAATAACTTGCCTTTAAGCCTTACGAAACTGTATCTAAACAATAATGAGCTGGTTTATTTTGGATGGAAAGCACTAAAGGCTTATAAGAATCTGAAGCATCTTGACTTAAGTCACAACAAATTAACAATGGTTATGGCCAACCTTTCCATTTACACATATTCATTGAGCACACTTATACTTAGCTACAACAGTATTTCAAATTTGCCAGTTGCATTTTTGCATAGAGCTGGAAATCTTACAGAATTAAGTTTAAGTTTTAATCATTTAAAGAGTATCAACAGTTCGGTTTTGTTGTCTGGATCTGAAAACTATTTGAAAGTGTTAAGACTAAAAGGAAACCCATTTGATTGCACATGTGAAATGATTGATTTTATCAGGTGGATCTATGCAAATAATGTCACAATCCCACGACTGGCCACTGATGTCACCTGTGCGACTCCTGAAAATAGGAAGGGAAGTGGTATCATATATTTTGATGTACATACATGTGATTTAGATAGGGCTTCAATGATACTATTCTTTTTGTCACTCTTGTTAGTCATAAATGTAATGGTTTTATcagttttgaaaaatgtattttactgggATCTCTGGTATGTTTATCATGTATGTGTGTCTAAACTGCGCTGGTACAAAGTCTGTAAATCAGATTGTCTCTATGATGTATTCATAGCATATGACAACAAGGACCCAGAGGTCAGTGATTGGATCTTCAATGAACTATGTCATCACTTGGAGAACAGGGGAGACAAACACATGCATCTCTGCTTAGAGGAAAGAGACTGGGAACCAGGCAAAGCCATCATTGATAATCTTGCACACAGTATTAATCGGAgtaaaaagactttatttgtcCTTACAAGGAAATATGTCAAAAGTGGGAaatttaaaactgcattttatttagCCTTACAAAAACTAATGGATGAAAATATGGATGTGATTGTAATTGTTCTACTAGAACCTGTGTTACAGAATTCACAGTATTTACGACTCAGGAGAAAAATCTGCAAAAGCTCTATAATGGAATGGCCTAAAAATCCAAAGGCAAAAGGCTTATTTTGGCAAAGGATGAAAAATATGCTGATGACAGAAAATTGCATGAGATACAATACATTTTACACTGATCCTATAGCAAATTAG